The following are encoded in a window of Microcoleus sp. bin38.metabat.b11b12b14.051 genomic DNA:
- a CDS encoding sigma-70 family RNA polymerase sigma factor: MSMRFQPPSYLPSYLPAAPEKKNFQSFEPFSHLSCLNPSDNEQVEETSQVLGVPANVLIDDCSDSDLVDRCLKGDRTCFRHLYQRYQQKVRSTLYQLCGASLLDDLTQEVFLRVWKGLPKLKHQENFSTWLYRITWNVASDQRQAFAKQHSFDSQLKNQETIDRVILKDNTSNLMQLHYQDLVQRGLEQLSFEHRSVLVLHDLEDIPQKEVAQILGLPAGTVKSRVFYARNSVRQFLQKQGVEEL, translated from the coding sequence ATGTCGATGCGGTTTCAACCGCCGTCCTATCTACCATCCTATCTACCCGCAGCCCCAGAAAAAAAGAATTTTCAATCCTTTGAACCTTTTTCGCACTTGTCCTGTCTAAACCCCTCAGATAACGAACAGGTGGAGGAGACTTCACAGGTGTTAGGTGTGCCAGCCAATGTTTTAATCGATGATTGTTCCGACTCCGACTTAGTTGATCGATGCTTAAAGGGCGATCGTACTTGCTTTCGCCACCTTTACCAACGCTACCAACAAAAAGTCAGGTCAACCCTTTACCAACTCTGCGGTGCATCACTTCTAGACGACTTAACGCAAGAAGTATTCCTGCGAGTCTGGAAAGGATTACCCAAACTCAAACACCAGGAAAACTTTTCAACTTGGCTGTATCGCATCACTTGGAACGTCGCATCAGACCAAAGACAAGCCTTTGCTAAACAGCATTCCTTTGACTCCCAACTCAAAAATCAAGAAACAATCGATCGCGTTATTCTCAAAGATAACACATCCAACTTGATGCAGTTGCACTATCAAGATTTAGTGCAGCGAGGACTGGAGCAATTGAGCTTTGAACACCGCAGCGTTTTGGTACTGCACGACTTAGAAGACATCCCGCAAAAAGAAGTAGCCCAAATCTTGGGACTGCCAGCGGGAACAGTCAAATCTCGCGTGTTTTATGCCAGAAATTCTGTGCGGCAATTTTTGCAAAAACAGGGGGTTGAGGAACTATGA
- the gor gene encoding glutathione-disulfide reductase: protein MTYDYDLFVIGAGSGGLASSKRAASYGAKVAIAENDLVGGTCVIRGCVPKKLMVYASTFSHLYEDAIGYGWSPVEPSFNWEKLVTTVDTEVRRLSKLHISFLEKAGVELISGYAKFIDSHTVEVGDKKYTAAKILIAVGGEAHRIDIPGIEHAITSREIFLLKEQPKRLAILGGGYIGVEFACIMNGLGSEVTQIIRRDRILHYFDEEIRANVQEGMVKHGINFVTGSSIAQIEKTPEGLKLTLSGESTETLTVDAVLCATGRLPNLEKLALENAGVETEKGAIAVTKDSRTNQPHIFAVGDCTNRINLTPIAIAEGRAFADTEFGNNPRAISYENVASAVFSQPEAATVGLSEEEARTKFGDSIKCYTAKFRPMFHALTGADEKTFVKLVVETNTDRVLGVHMVGKDAGEIIQGMAIAVNMGATKKDFDATIGIHPSTAEEFVTLR from the coding sequence ATGACATACGACTACGATTTGTTTGTGATAGGTGCAGGTTCCGGCGGATTGGCGAGTTCCAAGCGGGCGGCATCCTACGGGGCGAAAGTGGCGATCGCCGAAAATGACTTAGTAGGCGGCACCTGCGTCATTCGCGGCTGTGTCCCCAAAAAACTCATGGTGTACGCCTCTACATTTTCGCACCTGTACGAAGATGCGATCGGCTACGGTTGGAGCCCAGTAGAACCCAGTTTCAACTGGGAAAAACTCGTCACCACCGTAGACACTGAAGTCCGACGGCTGAGCAAACTGCACATTAGCTTCCTCGAAAAAGCTGGAGTTGAATTGATCTCAGGATACGCCAAATTTATCGACTCCCATACTGTCGAAGTTGGTGACAAAAAATACACGGCTGCTAAAATCTTAATTGCTGTCGGTGGCGAAGCTCACAGAATTGATATTCCTGGTATCGAACACGCGATTACTTCCCGCGAAATCTTCCTGTTAAAAGAGCAGCCGAAACGGTTGGCAATTTTGGGCGGCGGTTACATTGGTGTTGAATTTGCTTGCATTATGAACGGGTTGGGAAGTGAGGTAACTCAAATCATCCGGCGCGATCGCATTTTGCACTACTTTGACGAAGAAATTCGCGCCAACGTCCAAGAAGGCATGGTTAAGCATGGCATTAATTTTGTCACAGGAAGCTCGATCGCCCAAATCGAAAAAACCCCAGAAGGCCTAAAATTAACACTGTCGGGAGAATCAACAGAAACCTTGACAGTAGATGCGGTTTTGTGCGCTACGGGACGTTTGCCGAATTTGGAAAAATTGGCTTTGGAAAATGCGGGAGTTGAAACCGAAAAAGGTGCGATCGCAGTTACGAAAGACAGCCGCACCAATCAACCACACATTTTTGCTGTCGGAGATTGCACCAACCGGATTAATCTAACACCAATTGCGATCGCCGAAGGACGCGCTTTTGCCGATACGGAATTTGGCAATAATCCCAGAGCAATCAGTTACGAAAATGTCGCATCAGCCGTGTTTTCCCAGCCGGAAGCTGCTACAGTCGGCTTAAGTGAAGAGGAAGCCAGAACTAAATTTGGTGACTCAATTAAGTGCTACACAGCTAAATTCCGGCCGATGTTTCACGCTTTGACAGGCGCAGATGAGAAGACTTTTGTCAAGTTAGTTGTTGAAACTAATACTGACAGAGTTTTGGGCGTGCACATGGTTGGCAAAGACGCGGGCGAGATTATTCAAGGAATGGCGATCGCCGTTAATATGGGAGCTACGAAGAAAGATTTCGATGCAACTATTGGCATTCATCCATCAACTGCGGAAGAGTTTGTAACTTTGCGGTAA
- a CDS encoding HEAT repeat domain-containing protein, whose translation MIDWLMLWGVTQAAGILVQPILEELAVDGAKDLVKDFFKDSLKNVLFGEKDPRQVAAGKALKKFLELVQQQLKIGGLSQEQIKVYIKDVKKFIGNKSVKEILGKAFESDRESLDAELLEQTWTQLDLAPLPARFKWKTIANQYLAEVQEILFDSKDLRDILNAQNLDSIQKNTKEMAGIIPDFNLREYQNALCKHYSNLDLSSVDANTYDYRAKLKVWQVFIFQDVRSIYESFLPQAYEIPKEYQRRLQDSDRLEAIELENLEKYRRGYLSQAIVSVLDVINDKANYPYIVILGDPGSGKSTLLQCLALTWARSPLNSVTSLPIPLLIELRIYIRNMESGKCKNFLEFCHKDSGFICDLNQHQLHEQLKAGDAVVMFDGLDEIFDSGKREDVITAIHRFTNEYPRVRVIVTSRIIGYKAQRLKDAGFHQFILQDLNAEQIQDFVHRWHELTFSDDREKARISQRMKKALEYSSTIRDLAGNPLLLTIMAILNRSQELPRDRAELYNQASRVLLYQWDVERSLVEDSRLDPKTIDAKDKQEMLRRVAWKMQAAPEGLAGNIISAEDLENILTGYLKQKDFDRSTERARLIINQLRTRNFILCYLGADNYGFIHRTFLEYFCASQVVNRVQALELSLDELKTEVFAPHWHDESWQEVLCLIAGLIAGKLTGELIEFLMDEDGESQKFTNLFLAAKCLDEVRDRKEIAEVDSQLLKRLKELRKYDLNYYYNKYFGEQVNLVSKIRTQAISAIAFAWKDDPETLPWLKQCAQSDDDSSVRSAAVQEIARGWKDDLETLPWLKQCAQSDDDQNVRSSAVIEIAWGWKNDPETLPFLKQRAQFDDNFPVRYAAIQELARGWKDNPETLHFFKQCAQSDDDLFVRCAAVQELAGGWKDEPEIFELLCDIAVNDPFERKHKFQDNSRQTALESIVEQYPDRPKTLEILRDRFANDPDEQVRKFAEKELAKLDNL comes from the coding sequence ATGATTGATTGGCTTATGCTCTGGGGAGTGACACAAGCAGCAGGCATTCTCGTCCAACCCATCTTAGAAGAGTTGGCAGTAGACGGCGCAAAGGATTTGGTAAAAGATTTTTTTAAAGATTCCCTAAAAAACGTCTTGTTTGGCGAAAAAGACCCCCGACAAGTCGCAGCGGGTAAAGCCCTTAAAAAGTTTTTGGAGTTGGTACAACAACAGTTGAAAATCGGCGGACTTTCCCAAGAACAGATTAAGGTGTATATTAAAGATGTTAAAAAGTTTATCGGCAACAAGTCAGTTAAAGAAATTTTAGGTAAAGCCTTTGAGAGCGATCGCGAATCCCTCGATGCAGAACTTCTCGAACAAACCTGGACTCAACTCGATTTAGCACCTCTGCCGGCCAGATTTAAGTGGAAAACCATCGCCAATCAGTATCTCGCCGAAGTTCAAGAAATTCTCTTTGACTCAAAAGACTTGCGGGATATCTTGAATGCTCAAAATCTCGACAGCATTCAGAAAAACACCAAAGAGATGGCGGGGATTATCCCCGATTTTAACTTGAGGGAATATCAAAACGCTCTGTGCAAGCATTACAGCAATCTCGATTTAAGCAGCGTCGATGCGAATACCTATGATTATCGCGCCAAGCTGAAGGTTTGGCAAGTCTTTATTTTTCAAGATGTGCGATCGATTTACGAGTCATTTCTGCCCCAAGCTTACGAAATCCCTAAAGAATATCAACGGCGGCTGCAAGATAGCGATCGATTAGAGGCGATCGAACTTGAAAATTTAGAGAAATATCGGCGCGGTTATCTCTCTCAGGCGATCGTCTCCGTGTTAGATGTCATCAACGACAAGGCAAATTATCCGTACATTGTGATTTTAGGCGATCCAGGTTCCGGCAAATCTACTCTGTTACAATGCTTAGCATTAACTTGGGCGCGATCACCCTTAAATAGCGTCACATCTCTCCCGATTCCGCTGCTAATAGAATTGCGGATTTACATTCGCAACATGGAATCAGGAAAATGCAAAAACTTCCTTGAATTTTGCCATAAAGATTCTGGTTTTATTTGTGACTTAAATCAGCATCAATTGCACGAACAGCTTAAAGCAGGCGACGCCGTAGTGATGTTTGACGGATTAGATGAAATTTTCGATTCTGGAAAACGAGAAGATGTAATTACCGCGATTCATCGGTTTACCAACGAGTATCCGCGCGTGCGAGTGATTGTCACATCTCGGATTATTGGTTACAAAGCTCAACGGTTGAAAGATGCGGGGTTTCATCAGTTTATTCTCCAAGATTTGAATGCGGAACAAATTCAGGATTTTGTGCACCGCTGGCATGAATTGACTTTTAGTGATGATAGGGAAAAAGCGCGAATTAGTCAGCGCATGAAAAAAGCACTGGAGTATTCATCAACGATTCGAGATTTAGCAGGAAATCCGTTATTGTTGACCATTATGGCAATTTTGAATCGCAGTCAAGAATTGCCGAGAGACAGGGCGGAACTCTACAATCAAGCTTCGCGGGTATTGCTGTATCAATGGGATGTAGAAAGGTCTTTAGTAGAGGATAGCAGGCTCGATCCAAAAACGATTGATGCTAAAGACAAGCAAGAAATGCTGCGGCGAGTCGCGTGGAAAATGCAAGCAGCACCTGAAGGGTTGGCTGGCAATATCATTAGCGCCGAAGATTTGGAGAATATTCTGACAGGATATCTGAAACAGAAAGATTTCGATCGATCGACTGAGCGGGCAAGGTTGATAATTAATCAACTGCGAACCCGCAACTTTATTTTATGTTATTTGGGTGCGGATAATTACGGTTTTATACACCGAACTTTTTTGGAATATTTCTGTGCATCGCAAGTAGTGAATAGGGTTCAGGCTCTAGAACTCTCGCTGGATGAATTGAAAACAGAAGTTTTCGCCCCGCACTGGCATGATGAATCTTGGCAAGAAGTTTTGTGTTTGATTGCGGGATTGATTGCTGGAAAGTTGACAGGGGAATTGATTGAGTTTCTGATGGATGAGGATGGGGAATCCCAAAAGTTTACCAATCTGTTTTTGGCGGCGAAGTGTTTGGATGAGGTGAGGGATAGGAAGGAGATTGCTGAGGTTGATAGTCAATTGCTTAAACGCTTAAAAGAGTTAAGGAAGTACGACCTAAATTACTATTATAATAAATATTTTGGAGAACAGGTGAATTTAGTTAGTAAAATTCGCACTCAAGCAATAAGTGCGATCGCCTTTGCTTGGAAAGATGACCCGGAAACCTTACCTTGGCTCAAACAATGTGCTCAATCTGACGATGATTCGTCTGTGCGAAGTGCAGCAGTCCAAGAAATAGCACGGGGGTGGAAAGATGACCTGGAAACATTGCCTTGGCTCAAACAATGCGCTCAATCTGACGACGATCAAAATGTGCGCTCTTCAGCAGTGATAGAAATAGCATGGGGGTGGAAAAATGACCCAGAAACATTACCTTTTCTCAAGCAACGCGCTCAATTTGACGATAATTTTCCTGTGCGATATGCAGCCATCCAAGAATTAGCACGGGGGTGGAAAGATAACCCAGAAACCTTACATTTTTTCAAACAATGCGCTCAATCTGACGATGATTTATTTGTGCGATGTGCAGCAGTCCAAGAATTAGCAGGGGGGTGGAAAGATGAACCAGAGATATTTGAATTATTGTGTGATATTGCTGTTAATGATCCTTTTGAACGCAAGCACAAATTCCAAGATAATTCGCGACAAACAGCACTTGAAAGTATAGTTGAGCAATACCCCGATCGCCCAAAAACCTTAGAAATACTTCGCGATCGATTTGCCAACGATCCAGATGAACAAGTCCGCAAATTTGCCGAGAAAGAATTGGCAAAACTAGACAACCTGTGA
- a CDS encoding ABC transporter ATP-binding protein, with the protein MPELQTQTKQDLHQQDTSKPVILGLQDVTKVYGIGDLEVRALNGISLTVKQGEYCSIMGASGSGKSTAMNIIGCLDRPTSGSYYLDGVDVAQMPEGELAGIRNLKLGFVFQQFHLLAQLTALENVMLPMVYAGIPAAERRERAEESLTKVGLESRLKNKPNQLSGGQQQRVAIARAIVNRPVLLLADEPTGALDTKTTQEVMDIFTEFNEAGMTVVMVTHEPEVARQTRRVVWFRDGEVIHNNLNPAELSHAVF; encoded by the coding sequence ATGCCTGAACTACAAACCCAGACCAAGCAAGACCTCCACCAGCAAGACACCTCAAAACCCGTCATCCTCGGTCTACAAGACGTAACCAAAGTCTACGGCATCGGCGACTTGGAAGTGCGCGCCCTCAACGGGATCAGCTTGACAGTAAAGCAAGGAGAGTATTGCTCAATTATGGGCGCGTCGGGTTCAGGCAAATCTACAGCTATGAATATTATCGGTTGTCTCGATCGACCTACAAGCGGCAGTTACTACCTAGACGGCGTAGATGTCGCCCAAATGCCGGAAGGAGAATTAGCCGGAATTCGCAATTTAAAATTAGGTTTTGTATTCCAACAATTTCACCTGCTAGCTCAACTAACAGCATTAGAAAATGTCATGTTACCGATGGTTTATGCAGGTATTCCCGCAGCAGAAAGACGCGAACGTGCAGAGGAATCTTTAACGAAAGTCGGGCTAGAAAGTCGGCTGAAAAATAAACCCAATCAACTATCAGGAGGACAGCAGCAGCGAGTTGCGATAGCCCGCGCAATTGTCAATCGTCCTGTATTATTACTTGCAGATGAACCGACTGGTGCATTGGATACGAAAACTACTCAAGAAGTAATGGATATTTTTACAGAATTCAATGAAGCCGGCATGACTGTAGTCATGGTAACTCACGAACCGGAAGTAGCGCGACAAACTCGCCGTGTTGTCTGGTTCCGCGACGGTGAAGTGATTCATAATAATCTTAATCCAGCAGAGCTTTCACACGCGGTATTTTAA
- a CDS encoding 1-acyl-sn-glycerol-3-phosphate acyltransferase, with amino-acid sequence MRHTAAIAIESSKSSLVKPMPAKVASNTSRVSPWLTSLFYPLGHYIVLPFYFGKIEITGQEHLPKHGPVILAPTHRSRWDALMMPYSTGQKVTGRDLRFMVTADEVKGVQGWFIRHLGGFPVDIRHPAVSSLRYGLELLLDRQMLVIFPEGGIFQDGEVHPPKPGLARLAMQAELNTPGLGVKIVPMSIRYRPRIPRWRSRVKIAIGAPICVADYANGGSGKKEAKLLTAELEMALKTLDDS; translated from the coding sequence ATGCGTCATACTGCCGCGATCGCCATTGAGTCCAGTAAATCATCTCTAGTGAAGCCAATGCCTGCCAAGGTAGCATCTAATACCTCCCGCGTTTCTCCTTGGTTAACCTCCTTGTTTTATCCGCTAGGTCACTATATTGTCCTACCGTTTTATTTTGGCAAGATTGAGATTACCGGACAGGAGCATTTGCCGAAGCACGGGCCTGTAATCTTAGCTCCGACGCATCGCTCCCGGTGGGATGCGCTGATGATGCCCTATTCAACGGGACAAAAGGTGACTGGACGCGATTTGCGGTTTATGGTAACTGCTGATGAAGTCAAAGGAGTCCAAGGTTGGTTCATCAGACATTTGGGAGGTTTTCCTGTCGATATCCGGCATCCAGCGGTTAGCAGTCTTCGTTACGGGTTGGAGTTGCTTCTCGATCGACAAATGTTAGTGATTTTTCCAGAAGGTGGTATTTTTCAGGATGGCGAAGTTCACCCTCCTAAGCCTGGATTGGCTCGTTTGGCCATGCAAGCGGAGTTGAACACCCCTGGTTTGGGGGTGAAAATTGTACCTATGAGTATTCGCTACCGCCCGCGAATTCCTCGATGGCGTTCGAGGGTGAAAATTGCGATCGGTGCTCCGATTTGTGTGGCAGATTATGCTAATGGTGGTAGTGGAAAAAAAGAAGCAAAATTGTTGACGGCTGAACTAGAAATGGCTCTTAAAACTCTTGATGACAGCTAA
- the tadA gene encoding tRNA adenosine(34) deaminase TadA → MNLPTEPLSVSDSNYAIHKHWMSRALFLAQAAGDAGEVPVGAVIVDGTGKLIAEAQNRRERDCDPTAHAEVLALRAAGKVLQDWHLNQCTLYVTLEPCPMCAGAIVQARICLLVYGADDPKTGTIRTVANLPDSAPSCHRLQVLGGIMESVCRDQLLAWFEARRSI, encoded by the coding sequence GTGAATTTGCCAACTGAGCCGTTGTCTGTTAGTGATTCTAATTATGCTATTCACAAACATTGGATGAGTAGGGCCCTGTTTCTGGCACAAGCAGCCGGTGATGCGGGTGAAGTTCCGGTGGGTGCTGTGATTGTTGACGGTACTGGCAAATTGATTGCCGAAGCCCAAAATCGGCGAGAGCGAGATTGCGATCCCACTGCTCATGCTGAAGTCTTGGCTTTGCGGGCGGCGGGCAAAGTTTTGCAAGACTGGCATCTCAACCAATGTACGCTCTACGTGACGCTGGAGCCTTGCCCGATGTGCGCTGGTGCGATCGTCCAAGCTCGGATCTGTCTGCTGGTATATGGAGCTGATGACCCAAAAACTGGCACAATTCGGACGGTGGCTAATCTTCCAGATAGCGCGCCTTCGTGTCACCGATTACAGGTGCTCGGCGGTATTATGGAGTCTGTTTGTCGAGATCAGTTGCTGGCTTGGTTTGAAGCCCGCCGTTCAATTTAA
- a CDS encoding TerB family tellurite resistance protein, whose translation MDTTLISTEVVELLSRISRQKLREQDITPLVVFLTALISILRGVMIIDRTIAVEEEERLQKTLKAFAAGDPDRIELIQRLVKGVSKQQVYFNPTELLTLTAFFSESEKLLLIGSGYEMSAVDGHIDLREQMYLQSIGNRLGLDSRHIAVVDTLFTKEGTLNQEDFAEVKALLDPSEFESRDPVFAKAAKHLLSLLTRK comes from the coding sequence ATGGACACCACCCTGATTAGCACTGAAGTTGTTGAGCTGTTGTCGCGGATTAGTCGGCAAAAGCTCCGCGAACAAGATATCACTCCTTTGGTAGTGTTTCTGACTGCTCTGATTTCCATCCTGCGCGGAGTGATGATTATCGACAGGACGATCGCAGTTGAAGAAGAAGAACGGCTGCAAAAGACTCTCAAAGCCTTTGCTGCTGGCGACCCCGATCGGATAGAACTAATTCAGCGCCTTGTCAAAGGAGTCTCCAAACAGCAGGTTTACTTCAACCCCACAGAACTGCTAACGCTGACAGCCTTCTTCTCAGAATCAGAAAAGCTGTTGCTGATCGGTTCCGGCTACGAAATGTCAGCCGTAGACGGACACATCGATTTGAGAGAGCAAATGTACCTACAGTCGATCGGCAATCGGCTCGGCCTCGACTCCAGACACATCGCAGTCGTAGACACTTTATTTACCAAAGAAGGAACTCTCAACCAAGAAGACTTTGCCGAAGTTAAAGCTTTACTAGATCCCAGCGAATTTGAGTCTCGCGATCCGGTATTTGCCAAAGCAGCAAAACACCTGCTGTCTCTGTTAACGCGGAAATAA
- the menB gene encoding 1,4-dihydroxy-2-naphthoyl-CoA synthase, translating to MQIEWKTAKTYEDILYQKSGGTAKITINRPHKRNAFRPKTVQELCDAFTDAREDTKIGVVLFTGAGPHTDGKYAFCAGGDQSVRGSAGYVDEGGIPRLNVLDLQKLIRSMPKVVIALVAGYAIGGGHVLHLICDLTIAADNAIFGQTGPKVGSFDGGFGASYLARAVGQKKAREIWFLCRQYSAQQALEMGLVNCVVPVEQLEPEGMQWASEILSKSPIAIRCLKSAFNADCDGQAGLQELAGNATLLYYMTQEGAEGKQAFLEKREPDFSQYPWLP from the coding sequence ATGCAAATTGAATGGAAAACCGCCAAAACTTACGAAGACATTCTCTATCAAAAAAGTGGCGGCACCGCCAAAATTACGATCAATCGACCTCACAAACGGAACGCTTTTCGTCCCAAAACCGTGCAGGAACTCTGCGATGCCTTTACTGATGCCCGCGAAGACACAAAAATCGGTGTTGTCCTCTTCACTGGTGCGGGGCCTCATACAGACGGCAAATACGCCTTTTGTGCCGGTGGCGATCAAAGCGTGCGGGGTAGTGCGGGATATGTAGACGAAGGTGGTATACCCCGATTGAACGTGCTCGACTTGCAGAAGTTGATTCGATCGATGCCCAAAGTTGTGATTGCTTTAGTTGCAGGATATGCGATCGGCGGCGGTCACGTTTTACACCTAATTTGCGACTTGACGATCGCGGCTGACAATGCTATTTTCGGACAAACCGGCCCAAAAGTCGGCAGTTTCGACGGTGGATTCGGAGCCAGCTATCTCGCCAGAGCAGTCGGCCAGAAGAAAGCCCGAGAAATTTGGTTTTTGTGCCGCCAATACAGCGCGCAGCAAGCTCTAGAAATGGGTTTAGTCAACTGCGTCGTCCCCGTCGAACAACTCGAACCAGAAGGGATGCAGTGGGCTAGCGAAATTCTTTCAAAAAGTCCGATCGCGATTCGCTGTTTAAAATCTGCTTTTAATGCCGACTGCGACGGTCAAGCCGGTCTGCAAGAACTGGCTGGAAATGCCACTTTGCTGTACTATATGACCCAGGAAGGTGCCGAAGGCAAACAAGCCTTTTTGGAAAAACGGGAACCAGATTTCAGTCAATATCCTTGGCTGCCATAG
- a CDS encoding SPOR domain-containing protein, producing the protein MSKRSSVESPNHQSSSTPIKPALQAVLGCMDVNLEAELTTYRRHRRRAEQWVSPSVRSGKQAAATEQQQAQNQQATAAEETQQPLSLPLSIAGTQGDSPLVTTRGGTKLSSSGPAPNNYLESSEKLIESLDEPKAEPAEERSLAASLLTPLGLSSMLLFLMSCTALGYAVMHPSSLAKIAGLNRLLDRGTTPAPNESPTATAIDTSTKELPKAPNLASKEFVELDLSTLSNVKPTASPIASPSPKASIPPNPAAPPAPIGAVPIPTEDGNPARGREQGLNNLSTALLPSPSPSAAQSVPTLPTLPPTPSAQPAPKLPATVSPAATAPATASPAASAPLGRPTRAADGFYYVVTDYTNEKSLQQARTAVPDAYVRNFSKGVKIQMGALNDAASAERLAKELQAKGVKPQYYQP; encoded by the coding sequence ATGAGTAAGCGTTCTTCGGTGGAATCCCCAAATCATCAATCTTCCTCAACCCCAATCAAGCCTGCTTTACAAGCAGTCCTGGGGTGTATGGATGTCAACCTAGAAGCAGAGCTGACAACATATAGAAGGCACAGGCGGCGTGCCGAGCAGTGGGTGTCGCCATCAGTTCGCAGTGGCAAGCAAGCAGCCGCAACCGAGCAACAGCAGGCCCAAAACCAGCAGGCGACGGCTGCTGAGGAAACCCAGCAGCCGCTGTCGCTGCCCCTATCTATTGCGGGTACTCAGGGCGATTCTCCGCTAGTAACTACTAGAGGCGGTACAAAATTATCTAGCAGCGGCCCCGCACCCAACAATTATCTCGAATCCAGCGAAAAACTGATCGAAAGTTTGGACGAACCAAAAGCCGAACCAGCAGAAGAACGCAGTTTGGCCGCAAGTCTGTTAACTCCCTTGGGACTGAGTTCGATGCTGCTGTTTCTGATGTCTTGCACAGCCTTGGGTTACGCAGTCATGCACCCGTCAAGTCTGGCTAAAATCGCTGGGCTCAACCGTTTGCTCGATCGCGGCACCACTCCTGCTCCAAATGAGAGTCCCACAGCTACTGCAATTGATACCAGCACCAAAGAACTGCCAAAAGCTCCGAATCTGGCATCCAAAGAATTTGTCGAGCTAGATTTGAGCACTCTCAGCAACGTCAAGCCGACAGCCAGCCCGATTGCTTCCCCGTCGCCGAAAGCATCGATACCGCCCAATCCGGCAGCACCTCCTGCCCCCATCGGGGCTGTGCCAATTCCGACAGAAGACGGCAATCCAGCCAGAGGTAGAGAACAAGGACTCAACAATCTCAGCACGGCTTTGCTTCCCAGTCCCAGCCCCAGCGCCGCCCAGTCTGTCCCCACACTGCCGACACTGCCTCCCACGCCCTCAGCCCAACCTGCGCCAAAGCTGCCAGCGACAGTATCCCCCGCTGCCACAGCCCCGGCGACAGCATCTCCGGCTGCCTCCGCCCCGCTAGGAAGACCCACACGGGCGGCGGACGGTTTCTATTACGTTGTCACCGATTACACCAACGAAAAATCTCTGCAACAAGCCAGAACGGCAGTTCCCGATGCCTACGTGCGGAATTTCTCAAAGGGTGTCAAGATCCAAATGGGGGCGTTGAACGATGCTGCCTCAGCAGAACGTTTGGCCAAGGAACTCCAAGCAAAAGGGGTGAAGCCGCAATATTATCAGCCATAA